From one Thunnus maccoyii chromosome 6, fThuMac1.1, whole genome shotgun sequence genomic stretch:
- the acad8 gene encoding isobutyryl-CoA dehydrogenase, mitochondrial, with product MAAVGPLSRISRLGHSICRSHRLIFNRSSQRRGIASCIDPGHGLSDEQREFQKVAFDFAANEMAPHMAEWDQKEMFPVETMRKAAQLGFGGIYVQPDVGGSGLSRLDTSVIFEALSTGCVSTTAYISIHNMCAWMIDTFGNAEQREKFCPDLCAMEKFASYCLTEPGSGSDAASLLTTAQRKGDHYILNGSKAFISGGGDTDVYVVMCRTGGKGAKGISCLVVEKGTPGLSFGKKEKKVGWNSQPTRAVIFEDCAVPVTNRLGEEGQGFTIAMKGLNGGRINIASCSLGAAHACVQLARDHLLVRKQFGETLSNNQFLQFKLAEMATKLVASRLLVREAATALQENRSDAVSLCSMAKLFATDECFNICNQALQMHGGYGYLKDYAVQQFVRDIRVHQILEGTNEVMRMIISRNLLTES from the exons ATGGCGGCGGTCGGACCTCTATCAAGAATCTCCAGACTCGGCCACAGCATCTGCAGGAGCCACCGTTTAATATTTAACAGGAGCTCTCAGAGACGAGGAATAGCTTCATGTATCGACC CTGGTCATGGACTCTCAGATGAACAGAGGGAGTTTCAGAAAGTGGCCTTTGACTTTGCAGCCAATGAAATGGCTCCACACATGGCAGAGTGGGACCAGAAG gaaATGTTTCCTGTTGAGACGATGCGGAAGGCAGCCCAGTTGGGGTTTGGTGGGATTTACGTTCAGCCGGATGTTGGAGGATCAGGTCTTTCTCGACTGGACACGTCAGTCATCTTTGAGGCCTTGTCCACAGGATGCGTCAGCACCACAGCTTACATCAGTATCCACAA CATGTGTGCCTGGATGATAGACACCTTTGGCAATGCTGAGCAGAGGGAGAAGTTCTGCCCTGACCTCTGTGCAATGGAAAAGTTTGCTTCTTACTGTCTCACTGAACCAG GCAGCGGCAGTGATGCTGCTTCCCTTCTTACAACTGCACAGAGGAAAGGTGACCATTACATCTTAAATGGTTCTAAG GCCTTCAtcagtggaggaggagacaCAGACGTATATGTTGTGATGTGCCGAACTGGAGGCAAAGGAGCCAAAGGTATCTCATGTTTGGTGGTAGAGAAGGGAACTCCAGGCCTCAGTTttggcaaaaaagaaaagaag GTGGGTTGGAACTCTCAGCCAACCAGGGCAGTGATATTTGAGGATTGTGCCGTGCCAGTGACCAACCGGCTTGGTGAGGAAGGACAAGGCTTCACCATCGCCATGAAAGGCCTGAATGGAGGCAGGATTAATATTG CATCCTGTTCTCTTGGGGCGGCACATGCCTGCGTACAGCTGGCAAGGGATCACCTGTTGGTACGCAAACAGTTTGGAGAGACGCTCTCCAACAACCAG TTTCTTCAGTTCAAACTGGCAGAAATGGCCACCAAGTTGGTTGCGTCTCGCCTTCTGGTGCGTGAAGCTGCGACGGCGCTTCAGGAGAACCGGTCTGATGCCGTTTCCCTCTGCTCCATGGCCAAGCTCTTTGCCACAGATGAGTGCTTTAAT ATATGCAACCAGGCTCTTCAGATGCATGGCGGGTACGGTTACCTCAAAGACTACGCAGTGCAGCAGTTTGTCCGTGACATCCGAGTACATCAGATCCTGGaag GAACAAATGAGGTGATGAGGATGATCATCTCCCGAAATCTGCTGACAGAGTCATGA
- the thyn1 gene encoding thymocyte nuclear protein 1 has protein sequence MPPKKNARGSKSTVNSAKDDHGETVSAAKETVSRKRKAAASVEAGNKKSKESSSPPQYCHWLMKSEPESRFENGIDMKFGIEDLKALPNQTSCWDGVRNYQARNFMRQMKEGQLAFFYHSNCKEPGVAGIMKIVKEAYVDHTQFDKKDAHFDATSKPDNPKWSMVDVHYQRMMNRYIPLSELKKYHLQHRAKGGPLKDMALFTRARLSVQPLTSEEFDFVMSLEDKKPL, from the exons ATGCCTCCAAAGAAAAACGCCAGAGGGAGTAAAAGCACAGTAAATTCAG ccaaAGATGACCACggtgaaacagtctctgctGCTAAGGAAACAGTCAGCAGGAAGAGGAAAGCTGCAGCTTCTGTTGAGGCTGGAAATAAGAAAAGCAAAGAATCATCTAGTCCCCCACAGTACTGTCACTGGCTGATGAAGTCTGAGCCTGAGAGCCGCTTTGAGAATGGGATCGATATGAAG TTTGGGATCGAGGATCTGAAGGCTTTGCCTAATCAGACCAGCTGCTGGGACGGCGTCCGCAATTATCAG GCACGAAACTTCATGAGGCAGATGAAAGAAGGGCAGTTGGCTTTCTTTTATCACAGCAACTGCAAGGAACCAGGGGTAGCAGGAATCATGAAA ATTGTGAAGGAAGCATATGTGGACCACACCCAGTTTGACAAGAAAGACGCCCATTTTGATGCAACCAGCAAACCAGACAACCCCAAGTGGAGCATG gttGATGTCCATTATCAAAGAATGATGAATCGTTATATTCCTCTGTCTGAGCTGAAAAAGTACCACCTGCAGCATCGTGCTAAAGGAGGGCCTTTAAAGGACATGGCGCTCTTTACAAGGGCCCGACTGTCTGTGCAGCCACTCACCAGTG aggAGTTTGACTTTGTCATGAGTTTGGAGGACAAAAAGCCACTGTGA
- the vps26b gene encoding vacuolar protein sorting-associated protein 26B yields the protein MSFFSFGQTAEIDVVLNDAETRKKAEHKTEDGKKDKYFLFYDGETVSGKVNVTLKNPGKRLEHQGIKIEFVGQIELYYDRGNHHEFVSLVKDLARPGEITQSQTFDFEFTHVEKPYESYTGQNVKLRYFLRATVIRRLNDISKEMDIVVHTLSTYPELNSSIKMEVGIEDCLHIEFEYNKSKYHLKDVIVGKIYFLLVRIKIKHMEIDIIKRETTGTGPSVYHENDTIAKYEIMDGAPVRGESIPIRLFLAGYDLTPTMRDINKKFSVRYYLNLVLIDEEERRYFKQQEITLWRKGDVVRKSMSHQAAIASQRYEGSAASESALEKIAKEESG from the exons ATGAGCTTCTTTAGTTTTGGACAAACTGCAGAAATTGATGTAGTCCTGAATGACGCTGAGACGAGGAAGAAGGCTGAACACAAGACtgaagatggaaagaaagacaaatacTTTCTTTTCTATGATGGCGAAACTGTCAGTGGAAAGGTGAATGTCACACTGAAGAACCCCGGGAAGAGGCTAGAGCACCAAGGGATCAAAATTGAATTTGTTGGACAAATAG AGCTGTATTATGACAGAGGAAACCATCATGAGTTTGTTTCCCTGGTGAAAGACCTCGCCAGACCTGGTGAAATAACTCAGTCTCAGACCTTTGACTTCGAGTTCACTCATGTTGAAAAACCTTACGAGTCCTACACAGGCCAGAATGTTAAGCTAAG ATACTTTCTTCGCGCTACGGTGATCAGAAGACTAAATGACATCAGTAAAGAGATGGACATCGTCGTCCACACGTTGAGCACTTACCCTGAACTCAACTCCTCCATTAAAATGGAAGTTGGAATTGAGGATTGTCTCCACATTGAGTTTGAGTATAACAAATCCAA GTACCATCTGAAAGATGTTATTGTTGGAAAAATCTATTTTCTGCTGGTGAGGATTAAGATAAAACACATGGAGATTGACATAATCAAACGTGAGACAACAGGCACCGGCCCCAGCGTATACCATGAAAATGACACTATTGCCAAGTACGAGATCATGGACGGAGCACCAGTCaggg gaGAGTCCATTCCCATCCGGTTATTCCTGGCTGGCTATGATCTGACTCCCACCATGCGAGACATCAACAAGAAGTTCTCTGTGCGCTACTACCTGAACCTGGTGCTGAttgatgaggaggagagacgCTACTTCAAACAGCAG GAAATCACACTGTGGAGGAAAGGGGACGTGGTGAGGAAGAGCATGTCTCACCAGGCCGCCATCGCCTCTCAGAGGTACGAGGGCTCGGCCGCTTCGGAGAGCGCACTGGAAAAGATTGCAAAGGAGGAAAGCGGGTAG
- the jam3a gene encoding junctional adhesion molecule 3B, with translation MRHCKMAIVRLIACFLLYTSLGHIPSSLGVILRTTDKIVWANEFEPIELTCLIESISTNNPRIEWKKIKNGVPSYVYFQNKIAGDLEHRAQLREPANILIFNTTRSDTAEYRCEVAAIDDQRDFDEILISLAVRVKPVVPRCSVPEAVTVGTSTELRCLENEGFPASQYRWFHNNEELPQDHKNSPKFANSSYSINPDTGGLKFRRVRKEDAGEYYCQAKNDAGHAQCPPQMMEVYDVDILGIFLKSFGAVIVFLILTCSICHSLKRGCFSKKGHNENNFNWPAQTDGVEYGDADEGHFRHKSSFII, from the exons ATGAGACACTGCAAGATGGCGATTGTGCGACTGATagcttgttttcttctttacaCCAGCCTAG gccACATTCCATCATCACTCGGGGTAATCCTCCGAACCACGGACAAGATTGTTTGGGCAAATGAGTTTGAGC CCATCGAACTGACCTGTTTAATAGAGTCCATCTCAACTAACAACCCGAGGATTGAATggaaaaagattaaaaatggtGTCCCCAGTTATGTGTACTTTCAAAACAAGATAGCAG GGGACTTGGAGCACAGAGCACAGCTCAGAGAGCCAGCCAACATTCTGATCTTCAACACCACTCGGTCAGACACTGCAGAGTACCGCTGTGAGGTGGCTGCCATCGATGATCAAAGGGACTTTGATGAGATACTCATTAGTCTTGCAGTAAGAG TGAAACCTGTCGTACCGCGGTGCAGCGTGCCAGAGGCAGTCACAGTGGGAACATCAACCGAGCTACGATGTCTGGAGAACGAAGGCTTCCCTGCATCTCAGTACCGCTGGTTCCACAACAACGAGGAACTTCCCCAGGACCACAAAAACAGCCCAAAGTTTGCCAACTCTTCTTACAGCATAAACCCTGACACTGGAGGCCTG AAATTTCGAAGGGTGAGGAAAGAGGACGCAGGGGAGTACTACTGCCAAGCAAAGAACGATGCCGGACATGCACAGTGTCCCCCGCAAATGATGGAAGTCT ATGACGTTGACATCCTCGGGATTTTCCTCAAGTCGTTCGGTGCagtgattgttttcttgatctTGACTTGCTCCATTTGTCATTCCCTCAAACGTGGCTGCTTCTCCAAAAAAGGTCACAATGAAAACAA cttcAATTGGCCAGCACAGACTGACGGTGTCGAATATGGTGATGCAGATGAG GGACATTTTCGCCACAAGTCTTCATTCATCATTTGA